The following are encoded in a window of Cucurbita pepo subsp. pepo cultivar mu-cu-16 chromosome LG12, ASM280686v2, whole genome shotgun sequence genomic DNA:
- the LOC111807705 gene encoding splicing factor U2af large subunit A-like isoform X2 gives MGGTKVMGKMQTTMAMVFLLKLVVATTLTVIRNLSMVPENMKGNLQKVEKKKEIRGGIGRRTGRGIGTEVEKGIGRKARMGKETGRKTGIGIVTRTVIGIVTVIIETAIGIEVRGGKGAEVEMMMITTGVETTTGGETMIKNEKTDIDVGLVLAQREYLNIGQDPLLQRGQDHAPKANELVVLTWLLPLLQYYLVQLLLQCGKLTTNCMVSLGQIPGTTPAIPGMFPTMFPLATGQPFGALPVMPVQAMTQQATRHARRVYVGGLPPTANEQSVATFFSQVMAAIGGNTAGPGDAVVNVYINHEKKFAFVEMRSVEEASNAMALDGIIFEGAPVKVRRPSDYNPSLAATLGPSQPSPNLNLAAVGLTPGSAGGLEGPDRIFVGGLPYYFTEAQVRELLESFGPLRGFDLVKDRETGNSKGYAFCVYQDLSVTDIACAALNGIKMGDKTLTVRRANQGTNQPKPEQESVLLHAQQQIALQKLMLQPGAVSTKVLCLTQVVTPEELINDEDYEDIMEDMRGEGGKFGALVNVVIPRPRPNEAAPGVGKVFXEYADIESATKARSGLNGRKFGGNQVIAVFYPENKFAEGEYDA, from the exons ATGGGAGGTACGAAGGTAATGGGGAAGATGCAGACAACTATGGCGATGGTTTTTCTCCTCAAGCTCGTGGTGGCCACGACACTCACAGTGATTCGAAATCTCAG CATGGTTCCCGAGAATATGAAAGGGAATCTTCAAAAAgtcgagaaaaagaaagagataagGGGCGGGATAGGGAGAAGGACAGGGAGAGGGATCGGGACCGAGGTAGAGAAAGGGATAGGGAGAAAAGCAAGGATGGGGAAAGAGACCGGGAGAAAGACAGGGATAGGGATCGTGACAAGGACCGTGATAGGGATCGTGACCGTCATCATAGAGACCGCCATAGGGATCGAGGTGAGAGGAGGGAAGGGGGCAGAAGtagagatgatgatgattacTACAGGAGTAGAGACTACGACAG GCGGAGAGACTATGATAAAGAACGAGAAGACAGACATAGACGTAGGTCTCGTTCTCGCTCAAAGGGAATACCTGAACATAGGTCAAGATCCCCTTCTCCAACGCGGTCAAGATCACGCTCCAAAAG CAAACGAATTAGTGGTTTTGACATGGCTCCTCCCACTACTGCAATATTACCTGGTGCAACTGCTGTTGCAG TGTGGAAAGTTGACAACAAATTGCATGGTGTCATTGG GTCAGATTCCCGGGACAACTCCAGCAATTCCTGGAATGTTTCCTACCATGTTTCCTCTGGCAACGGGTCAG CCCTTTGGAGCACTTCCTGTAATGCCGGTTCAGGCAATGACTCAACAG GCTACTAGACATGCACGGCGGGTTTATGTGGGAGGGCTACCACCAACAGCCAACGAACAG TCTGTTGCCACATTTTTCAGCCAGGTTATGGCAGCAATAGGAGGAAATACCGCTGGCCCTG GAGATGCGGTTGTTAATGTTTATATAAATCATGAGAAAAAGTTTGCTTTTGTTGAGATGAGATCTGTTGAGGAAGCCAGTAATGCCATGGCCTTGGATGGGATCATCTTTGAG GGAGCGCCTGTTAAGGTGCGAAGACCTAGTGATTACAATCCTTCTCTTGCTGCAACGCTTGGTCCCAGCCAGCCAAGCCCCAATCTGAACCTAGCTGCCGTTGGTCTAACACCAGGTTCAGCTGGTGGTCTTGAGGGTCCAGACCGCATTTTTGTGGGTGGACTTCCCTATTACTTCACAGAAGCTCAGGTCCGAGAGTTGCTGGAGTCTTTTGGGCCCCTTCGAGGTTTTGATCTGGTGAAAGATAGAGAGACGGGAAATTCCAAAGGCTATGCATTTTGTGTTTACCAAGATCTTTCAGTCACTGACATAGCCTGTGCAGCCCTCAACGGTATTAAAATGGGTGATAAGACGCTCACTGTTCGGCGTGCAAATCAAGGAACCAACCAACCCAAACCAGAGCAAGAAAGTGTTCTGTTACATGCACAGCAGCAAATTGCGTTGCAG AAGCTTATGCTACAGCCTGGGGCTGTATCCACCAAGGTTCTTTGTCTTACACAAGTTGTTACCCCGGAAGAGCTTATTAATGACGAAGACTACGAAGATATCATGGAAGACATGCGAGGCGAAGGCGGAAAATTTG GTGCATTAGTAAACGTTGTAATCCCGCGTCCGAGACCCAATGAAGCAGCACCTGGAGTTGGAAAGG ttttttNAGAGTACGCAGACATCGAGAGTGCAACGAAAGCTCGATCCGGTttgaatggaagaaaatttggagggAACCAAGTGATAGCTGTATTCTATCCAGAGAACAAGTTTGCCGAAGGGGAGTATGATGCCTAA
- the LOC111807705 gene encoding splicing factor U2af large subunit B-like isoform X7 codes for MLDYLPLCADHGRELTSVAFMCKKDQCTGQIPGTTPAIPGMFPTMFPLATGQPFGALPVMPVQAMTQQATRHARRVYVGGLPPTANEQSVATFFSQVMAAIGGNTAGPGDAVVNVYINHEKKFAFVEMRSVEEASNAMALDGIIFEGAPVKVRRPSDYNPSLAATLGPSQPSPNLNLAAVGLTPGSAGGLEGPDRIFVGGLPYYFTEAQVRELLESFGPLRGFDLVKDRETGNSKGYAFCVYQDLSVTDIACAALNGIKMGDKTLTVRRANQGTNQPKPEQESVLLHAQQQIALQKLMLQPGAVSTKVLCLTQVVTPEELINDEDYEDIMEDMRGEGGKFGALVNVVIPRPRPNEAAPGVGKVFXEYADIESATKARSGLNGRKFGGNQVIAVFYPENKFAEGEYDA; via the exons ATGTTGGACTACTTGCCCCTCTGTGCTGACCATGGGCGTGAGCTGACATCTGTAGCTTTTATGTGCAAGAAGGACCAATGCACCG GTCAGATTCCCGGGACAACTCCAGCAATTCCTGGAATGTTTCCTACCATGTTTCCTCTGGCAACGGGTCAG CCCTTTGGAGCACTTCCTGTAATGCCGGTTCAGGCAATGACTCAACAG GCTACTAGACATGCACGGCGGGTTTATGTGGGAGGGCTACCACCAACAGCCAACGAACAG TCTGTTGCCACATTTTTCAGCCAGGTTATGGCAGCAATAGGAGGAAATACCGCTGGCCCTG GAGATGCGGTTGTTAATGTTTATATAAATCATGAGAAAAAGTTTGCTTTTGTTGAGATGAGATCTGTTGAGGAAGCCAGTAATGCCATGGCCTTGGATGGGATCATCTTTGAG GGAGCGCCTGTTAAGGTGCGAAGACCTAGTGATTACAATCCTTCTCTTGCTGCAACGCTTGGTCCCAGCCAGCCAAGCCCCAATCTGAACCTAGCTGCCGTTGGTCTAACACCAGGTTCAGCTGGTGGTCTTGAGGGTCCAGACCGCATTTTTGTGGGTGGACTTCCCTATTACTTCACAGAAGCTCAGGTCCGAGAGTTGCTGGAGTCTTTTGGGCCCCTTCGAGGTTTTGATCTGGTGAAAGATAGAGAGACGGGAAATTCCAAAGGCTATGCATTTTGTGTTTACCAAGATCTTTCAGTCACTGACATAGCCTGTGCAGCCCTCAACGGTATTAAAATGGGTGATAAGACGCTCACTGTTCGGCGTGCAAATCAAGGAACCAACCAACCCAAACCAGAGCAAGAAAGTGTTCTGTTACATGCACAGCAGCAAATTGCGTTGCAG AAGCTTATGCTACAGCCTGGGGCTGTATCCACCAAGGTTCTTTGTCTTACACAAGTTGTTACCCCGGAAGAGCTTATTAATGACGAAGACTACGAAGATATCATGGAAGACATGCGAGGCGAAGGCGGAAAATTTG GTGCATTAGTAAACGTTGTAATCCCGCGTCCGAGACCCAATGAAGCAGCACCTGGAGTTGGAAAGG ttttttNAGAGTACGCAGACATCGAGAGTGCAACGAAAGCTCGATCCGGTttgaatggaagaaaatttggagggAACCAAGTGATAGCTGTATTCTATCCAGAGAACAAGTTTGCCGAAGGGGAGTATGATGCCTAA
- the LOC111807705 gene encoding splicing factor U2af large subunit A-like isoform X3 produces MGGTKVMGKMQTTMAMVFLLKLVVATTLTVIRNLSMVPENMKGNLQKVEKKKEIRGGIGRRTGRGIGTEVEKGIGRKARMGKETGRKTGIGIVTRTVIGIVTVIIETAIGIEVRGGKGAEVEMMMITTGVETTTGGETMIKNEKTDIDVGLVLAQREYLNIGQDPLLQRGQDHAPKANELVVLTWLLPLLQYYLVQLLLQCGKLTTNCMVSLAGQIPGTTPAIPGMFPTMFPLATGQPFGALPVMPVQAMTQQATRHARRVYVGGLPPTANEQSVATFFSQVMAAIGGNTAGPGDAVVNVYINHEKKFAFVEMRSVEEASNAMALDGIIFEGAPVKVRRPSDYNPSLAATLGPSQPSPNLNLAAVGLTPGSAGGLEGPDRIFVGGLPYYFTEAQVRELLESFGPLRGFDLVKDRETGNSKGYAFCVYQDLSVTDIACAALNGIKMGDKTLTVRRANQGTNQPKPEQESVLLHAQQQIALQLMLQPGAVSTKVLCLTQVVTPEELINDEDYEDIMEDMRGEGGKFGALVNVVIPRPRPNEAAPGVGKVFXEYADIESATKARSGLNGRKFGGNQVIAVFYPENKFAEGEYDA; encoded by the exons ATGGGAGGTACGAAGGTAATGGGGAAGATGCAGACAACTATGGCGATGGTTTTTCTCCTCAAGCTCGTGGTGGCCACGACACTCACAGTGATTCGAAATCTCAG CATGGTTCCCGAGAATATGAAAGGGAATCTTCAAAAAgtcgagaaaaagaaagagataagGGGCGGGATAGGGAGAAGGACAGGGAGAGGGATCGGGACCGAGGTAGAGAAAGGGATAGGGAGAAAAGCAAGGATGGGGAAAGAGACCGGGAGAAAGACAGGGATAGGGATCGTGACAAGGACCGTGATAGGGATCGTGACCGTCATCATAGAGACCGCCATAGGGATCGAGGTGAGAGGAGGGAAGGGGGCAGAAGtagagatgatgatgattacTACAGGAGTAGAGACTACGACAG GCGGAGAGACTATGATAAAGAACGAGAAGACAGACATAGACGTAGGTCTCGTTCTCGCTCAAAGGGAATACCTGAACATAGGTCAAGATCCCCTTCTCCAACGCGGTCAAGATCACGCTCCAAAAG CAAACGAATTAGTGGTTTTGACATGGCTCCTCCCACTACTGCAATATTACCTGGTGCAACTGCTGTTGCAG TGTGGAAAGTTGACAACAAATTGCATGGTGTCATTGG CAGGTCAGATTCCCGGGACAACTCCAGCAATTCCTGGAATGTTTCCTACCATGTTTCCTCTGGCAACGGGTCAG CCCTTTGGAGCACTTCCTGTAATGCCGGTTCAGGCAATGACTCAACAG GCTACTAGACATGCACGGCGGGTTTATGTGGGAGGGCTACCACCAACAGCCAACGAACAG TCTGTTGCCACATTTTTCAGCCAGGTTATGGCAGCAATAGGAGGAAATACCGCTGGCCCTG GAGATGCGGTTGTTAATGTTTATATAAATCATGAGAAAAAGTTTGCTTTTGTTGAGATGAGATCTGTTGAGGAAGCCAGTAATGCCATGGCCTTGGATGGGATCATCTTTGAG GGAGCGCCTGTTAAGGTGCGAAGACCTAGTGATTACAATCCTTCTCTTGCTGCAACGCTTGGTCCCAGCCAGCCAAGCCCCAATCTGAACCTAGCTGCCGTTGGTCTAACACCAGGTTCAGCTGGTGGTCTTGAGGGTCCAGACCGCATTTTTGTGGGTGGACTTCCCTATTACTTCACAGAAGCTCAGGTCCGAGAGTTGCTGGAGTCTTTTGGGCCCCTTCGAGGTTTTGATCTGGTGAAAGATAGAGAGACGGGAAATTCCAAAGGCTATGCATTTTGTGTTTACCAAGATCTTTCAGTCACTGACATAGCCTGTGCAGCCCTCAACGGTATTAAAATGGGTGATAAGACGCTCACTGTTCGGCGTGCAAATCAAGGAACCAACCAACCCAAACCAGAGCAAGAAAGTGTTCTGTTACATGCACAGCAGCAAATTGCGTTGCAG CTTATGCTACAGCCTGGGGCTGTATCCACCAAGGTTCTTTGTCTTACACAAGTTGTTACCCCGGAAGAGCTTATTAATGACGAAGACTACGAAGATATCATGGAAGACATGCGAGGCGAAGGCGGAAAATTTG GTGCATTAGTAAACGTTGTAATCCCGCGTCCGAGACCCAATGAAGCAGCACCTGGAGTTGGAAAGG ttttttNAGAGTACGCAGACATCGAGAGTGCAACGAAAGCTCGATCCGGTttgaatggaagaaaatttggagggAACCAAGTGATAGCTGTATTCTATCCAGAGAACAAGTTTGCCGAAGGGGAGTATGATGCCTAA
- the LOC111807705 gene encoding splicing factor U2af large subunit A-like isoform X5 — protein sequence MTDYDGRYEGNGEDADNYGDGFSPQARGGHDTHSDSKSQHGSREYERESSKSREKERDKGRDREKDRERDRDRGRERDREKSKDGERDREKDRDRDRDKDRDRDRDRHHRDRHRDRGERREGGRSRDDDDYYRSRDYDRRRDYDKEREDRHRRRSRSRSKGIPEHRSRSPSPTRSRSRSKSKRISGFDMAPPTTAILPGATAVAGQIPGTTPAIPGMFPTMFPLATGQPFGALPVMPVQAMTQQATRHARRVYVGGLPPTANEQSVATFFSQVMAAIGGNTAGPGDAVVNVYINHEKKFAFVEMRSVEEASNAMALDGIIFEGAPVKVRRPSDYNPSLAATLGPSQPSPNLNLAAVGLTPGSAGGLEGPDRIFVGGLPYYFTEAQVRELLESFGPLRGFDLVKDRETGNSKGYAFCVYQDLSVTDIACAALNGIKMGDKTLTVRRANQGTNQPKPEQESVLLHAQQQIALQKLMLQPGAVSTKVLCLTQVVTPEELINDEDYEDIMEDMRGEGGKFGALVNVVIPRPRPNEAAPGVGKVFXEYADIESATKARSGLNGRKFGGNQVIAVFYPENKFAEGEYDA from the exons ATGACGGATTACGATGGGAGGTACGAAGGTAATGGGGAAGATGCAGACAACTATGGCGATGGTTTTTCTCCTCAAGCTCGTGGTGGCCACGACACTCACAGTGATTCGAAATCTCAG CATGGTTCCCGAGAATATGAAAGGGAATCTTCAAAAAgtcgagaaaaagaaagagataagGGGCGGGATAGGGAGAAGGACAGGGAGAGGGATCGGGACCGAGGTAGAGAAAGGGATAGGGAGAAAAGCAAGGATGGGGAAAGAGACCGGGAGAAAGACAGGGATAGGGATCGTGACAAGGACCGTGATAGGGATCGTGACCGTCATCATAGAGACCGCCATAGGGATCGAGGTGAGAGGAGGGAAGGGGGCAGAAGtagagatgatgatgattacTACAGGAGTAGAGACTACGACAG GCGGAGAGACTATGATAAAGAACGAGAAGACAGACATAGACGTAGGTCTCGTTCTCGCTCAAAGGGAATACCTGAACATAGGTCAAGATCCCCTTCTCCAACGCGGTCAAGATCACGCTCCAAAAG CAAACGAATTAGTGGTTTTGACATGGCTCCTCCCACTACTGCAATATTACCTGGTGCAACTGCTGTTGCAG GTCAGATTCCCGGGACAACTCCAGCAATTCCTGGAATGTTTCCTACCATGTTTCCTCTGGCAACGGGTCAG CCCTTTGGAGCACTTCCTGTAATGCCGGTTCAGGCAATGACTCAACAG GCTACTAGACATGCACGGCGGGTTTATGTGGGAGGGCTACCACCAACAGCCAACGAACAG TCTGTTGCCACATTTTTCAGCCAGGTTATGGCAGCAATAGGAGGAAATACCGCTGGCCCTG GAGATGCGGTTGTTAATGTTTATATAAATCATGAGAAAAAGTTTGCTTTTGTTGAGATGAGATCTGTTGAGGAAGCCAGTAATGCCATGGCCTTGGATGGGATCATCTTTGAG GGAGCGCCTGTTAAGGTGCGAAGACCTAGTGATTACAATCCTTCTCTTGCTGCAACGCTTGGTCCCAGCCAGCCAAGCCCCAATCTGAACCTAGCTGCCGTTGGTCTAACACCAGGTTCAGCTGGTGGTCTTGAGGGTCCAGACCGCATTTTTGTGGGTGGACTTCCCTATTACTTCACAGAAGCTCAGGTCCGAGAGTTGCTGGAGTCTTTTGGGCCCCTTCGAGGTTTTGATCTGGTGAAAGATAGAGAGACGGGAAATTCCAAAGGCTATGCATTTTGTGTTTACCAAGATCTTTCAGTCACTGACATAGCCTGTGCAGCCCTCAACGGTATTAAAATGGGTGATAAGACGCTCACTGTTCGGCGTGCAAATCAAGGAACCAACCAACCCAAACCAGAGCAAGAAAGTGTTCTGTTACATGCACAGCAGCAAATTGCGTTGCAG AAGCTTATGCTACAGCCTGGGGCTGTATCCACCAAGGTTCTTTGTCTTACACAAGTTGTTACCCCGGAAGAGCTTATTAATGACGAAGACTACGAAGATATCATGGAAGACATGCGAGGCGAAGGCGGAAAATTTG GTGCATTAGTAAACGTTGTAATCCCGCGTCCGAGACCCAATGAAGCAGCACCTGGAGTTGGAAAGG ttttttNAGAGTACGCAGACATCGAGAGTGCAACGAAAGCTCGATCCGGTttgaatggaagaaaatttggagggAACCAAGTGATAGCTGTATTCTATCCAGAGAACAAGTTTGCCGAAGGGGAGTATGATGCCTAA